One genomic region from Spirulina subsalsa PCC 9445 encodes:
- a CDS encoding DUF1995 family protein produces MLSIPQSLEETVSQAKAATQRALEAGCQRVQVEIVLPEIALEAQSLALQFAELFESYGAGLKILFPDTGAAALARRDWGETVFKVTDLGSSRTPVEVKLSEDDEVFLVVAASAVEVAQVEKLCNWALERDRPVVLIIPQLENVATIGIGYAARQLRERFLSTLETAYYLRPFEGGTILRAYPSPWEVWLEKEEGYEKIAEEATKPIGERLERIIMGAIANDPDQDNPAVAVPKKTGVLGSLQQFLKALSS; encoded by the coding sequence ATGTTATCAATTCCTCAATCTTTAGAAGAAACCGTTAGTCAAGCCAAAGCAGCCACCCAGAGAGCTTTAGAGGCCGGGTGTCAACGGGTACAGGTGGAGATTGTTCTCCCGGAAATTGCTTTAGAGGCTCAATCCCTCGCTCTTCAATTTGCCGAACTGTTCGAGTCTTACGGTGCCGGGTTAAAAATCCTGTTTCCCGATACAGGGGCGGCCGCTTTGGCGCGACGAGATTGGGGGGAGACGGTGTTTAAGGTGACGGATCTCGGCAGTAGTCGGACTCCGGTAGAGGTGAAACTTTCCGAGGATGATGAGGTGTTTCTGGTGGTGGCCGCTTCGGCGGTGGAGGTGGCGCAGGTGGAAAAATTATGTAATTGGGCTTTAGAGCGCGATCGCCCGGTGGTTCTCATTATCCCGCAATTGGAGAACGTGGCCACCATTGGCATTGGTTACGCTGCCCGCCAACTACGGGAACGTTTCCTCAGTACCCTAGAAACGGCTTATTATCTCCGTCCGTTTGAAGGGGGAACGATTCTCCGCGCCTATCCTTCTCCTTGGGAGGTTTGGTTAGAGAAGGAGGAAGGGTACGAAAAGATTGCTGAAGAGGCCACCAAGCCCATCGGAGAACGCTTAGAACGCATTATCATGGGTGCGATCGCCAATGACCCCGATCAAGATAATCCGGCGGTGGCTGTACCTAAGAAAACTGGAGTTTTGGGCAGTCTTCAGCAGTTTTTAAAGGCCTTGAGTAGTTAG
- a CDS encoding DNA polymerase III subunit delta' encodes MNPFLALRGQPQAVELLQQALLKDKIAPAYLFVGSPGIGRKIAALAFAQLLLAHHQPPDQQALIFKKVEAKNHPDFLWVEPTYQHQGQRLTATEAEAAGLKRKAPPQIRIEQIREISTFLARPPLNAMRAVVVIEDADTMAEGAANALLKTLEEPGRATLILIAPSGDSLLSTLVSRCQRIPFYRLPQEEMGEILRAKGYGDIADHGVLCAIAQGSPGEALLAAEQLAAIPPELLNTLATPPTTPQQALFLAKEIDQTLEAETQLWLLNYLQYTYWQKYLNNPRHLLPLETLEKARQALLSYVQPRLVWECTLLEFCSHPTQKRR; translated from the coding sequence ATGAATCCTTTTCTTGCGCTGAGAGGACAACCCCAAGCGGTTGAACTCCTCCAGCAAGCCCTCCTGAAAGATAAAATCGCCCCGGCCTATCTATTTGTCGGCTCTCCGGGGATTGGGCGCAAAATCGCGGCTCTGGCTTTTGCTCAACTCCTCCTCGCCCACCATCAACCCCCAGACCAACAGGCCTTAATCTTTAAAAAAGTCGAAGCCAAAAATCACCCCGATTTTCTCTGGGTCGAACCGACCTATCAACACCAAGGCCAACGACTCACGGCAACGGAAGCAGAAGCGGCTGGCCTGAAACGGAAAGCCCCTCCCCAGATTCGCATTGAACAGATTCGGGAAATTAGCACCTTTTTAGCCCGTCCCCCCCTCAATGCTATGCGTGCAGTCGTGGTCATTGAAGATGCCGATACTATGGCGGAAGGGGCTGCCAATGCCCTCCTCAAAACCCTTGAGGAACCGGGGAGAGCCACTTTAATTTTAATCGCGCCCAGTGGGGACTCCTTGCTCTCTACATTGGTGTCGCGCTGCCAACGGATTCCCTTCTATCGTCTCCCTCAAGAGGAGATGGGGGAGATTCTGCGCGCCAAGGGCTACGGGGACATTGCCGACCATGGGGTTTTGTGTGCGATCGCCCAAGGCAGTCCGGGAGAAGCCCTCCTCGCGGCTGAACAACTAGCCGCTATCCCCCCAGAACTCCTCAACACGTTAGCCACCCCACCCACCACCCCCCAACAAGCCCTTTTCTTAGCCAAAGAAATCGACCAAACCTTAGAAGCGGAAACTCAACTCTGGCTCCTAAATTATCTGCAATACACCTACTGGCAAAAGTACCTTAACAATCCCCGTCACCTCCTCCCCCTTGAAACCCTCGAAAAAGCCCGTCAAGCCCTTTTAAGCTATGTTCAACCCCGTCTGGTTTGGGAATGTACTCTCCTAGAGTTCTGTTCACATCCCACCCAGAAACGTCGATGA
- a CDS encoding glycosyltransferase yields the protein MLKASVIIPIYNGIEDLPDLLACLKAQTYPASQVEYLLVDNNSTDNTFEQLQAARQDFAQQGLTLHPLQEPKIQSSYAARNKGICAAQSELLAFTDADCRPQPTWLENLLKPFNQANIGLAVGEILALPSENLLEKYAERKDTLSQKHTLNHSFCPYGQTANLAIRKQAFRDVGLFRPYLTTGGDADICWRILRATDWQFQFVEDAVVQHRHRASLAELRSQWRRYGRSNRYLHDLHGVALGTEINPQKTVYRLSRWLLKELPIATLKLVVGQAKTVDLINTPLDLVTFYARSRGQQQAVLPDAAREIPPFPDLRSDLR from the coding sequence ATGCTGAAGGCCTCCGTTATTATCCCCATTTACAACGGGATCGAAGACTTACCAGACCTCTTGGCTTGCTTAAAAGCCCAAACCTATCCCGCCTCACAGGTTGAGTATTTACTGGTGGATAATAACAGTACAGACAACACCTTTGAACAACTACAAGCCGCCCGTCAAGACTTTGCCCAACAAGGGCTAACCCTGCACCCCCTACAAGAACCCAAGATTCAAAGCTCCTACGCTGCCCGCAACAAGGGCATTTGTGCCGCCCAGAGCGAACTATTGGCCTTTACCGATGCCGACTGTCGCCCCCAACCCACCTGGCTGGAAAACCTGCTTAAACCCTTTAATCAAGCCAATATCGGTTTAGCTGTCGGGGAAATCCTCGCCCTCCCCAGTGAGAATCTGCTGGAAAAATATGCCGAGCGCAAGGATACCCTTTCCCAAAAACACACGCTCAATCATAGCTTTTGCCCTTACGGACAGACGGCAAATCTGGCTATTCGGAAACAAGCCTTTCGTGATGTGGGGTTATTTCGCCCCTACTTAACGACAGGGGGGGATGCGGATATTTGTTGGCGCATTTTACGCGCAACGGATTGGCAATTCCAGTTTGTCGAGGATGCGGTGGTTCAGCATCGTCACCGGGCGAGTCTGGCGGAATTACGCAGTCAGTGGCGGCGTTATGGTCGTTCTAACCGTTATTTACATGATTTACATGGTGTGGCGTTAGGCACCGAAATTAACCCTCAAAAAACCGTTTATCGGCTCAGTCGTTGGTTATTGAAAGAACTTCCTATTGCTACGTTAAAGTTAGTTGTAGGTCAGGCTAAAACGGTTGATTTAATTAACACGCCCCTTGATTTAGTCACCTTTTATGCTCGGAGTAGAGGTCAGCAACAGGCGGTTTTACCGGATGCTGCCCGTGAGATTCCACCTTTTCCTGATCTCCGGTCTGACCTCCGCTAA
- a CDS encoding NAD(P)/FAD-dependent oxidoreductase, with the protein MNTYGNRPLEADYDVVVVGGGPAGMAAALGAKKQGAERILIVDREKEAGGILLQCIHPGFGLQHFKEELTGPEYAQRFLGQVLAADIQVAKDTYVLDIDRQRRVTLMSGETGMQQVQTKAAVLAMGARERTRGAIRTPGRRPAGVLTAGLAQKFVNLMGYLPGKRAVILGSGDIGLIMARRLTLEGVEVVGVFEIMPYANGLNRNIVQCLQDFDIPLHLSTTVVDIQGRDRLEKVTVAPVDSHFVPDLTRSWDIDCDTLLLSIGLIPENELSRQLNLRLDPVTQGPMVNSRMESSQDGVFVCGNVVHIHDLVDFVSAESGLTGEYAGLYATGQRLPPDNIRLIPGENVAYCVPHTISSDREHTVYLRVRKPLEKSVLRLGEVYEKPLRYVFPAEMVNLKVRPRFLHQFHGEALKIDVLPVE; encoded by the coding sequence ATGAATACCTATGGAAATCGACCCCTAGAAGCTGATTATGATGTGGTTGTGGTGGGAGGCGGTCCCGCAGGCATGGCGGCGGCTTTAGGGGCGAAAAAACAGGGCGCAGAGCGTATTCTGATTGTAGACCGTGAGAAGGAAGCGGGGGGGATTTTATTGCAGTGTATTCATCCCGGTTTCGGCCTGCAACATTTTAAGGAAGAGTTGACGGGGCCCGAATATGCTCAACGGTTTTTAGGGCAAGTGTTAGCGGCCGATATTCAGGTAGCGAAGGATACTTATGTTCTAGATATCGACCGCCAGCGACGGGTAACGTTAATGTCGGGAGAGACGGGGATGCAGCAGGTGCAGACTAAGGCGGCCGTTTTAGCGATGGGGGCAAGGGAACGGACACGGGGGGCTATTCGGACTCCCGGACGCAGACCTGCGGGGGTATTAACGGCCGGATTAGCGCAGAAGTTTGTCAATTTGATGGGCTATTTACCGGGCAAACGGGCGGTTATTTTAGGGTCTGGGGATATTGGTCTAATTATGGCGCGTCGCCTGACGTTGGAGGGGGTGGAGGTGGTGGGGGTGTTTGAAATTATGCCCTATGCCAATGGGTTAAACCGTAATATTGTTCAGTGTTTGCAGGATTTTGATATTCCGTTGCATTTGTCTACAACGGTGGTCGATATTCAAGGACGCGATCGCCTAGAAAAAGTCACTGTCGCCCCGGTAGACTCCCATTTTGTCCCGGATTTAACCAGAAGTTGGGACATTGACTGTGACACGCTGTTACTGTCCATTGGTTTAATTCCCGAAAATGAACTTTCCCGTCAATTGAATTTACGTTTAGATCCCGTGACTCAGGGGCCGATGGTGAATAGTCGCATGGAAAGTTCTCAAGATGGGGTGTTTGTCTGTGGGAATGTGGTACATATTCATGATTTGGTGGACTTTGTGAGTGCCGAATCTGGTTTAACGGGGGAATATGCGGGACTTTATGCCACAGGTCAACGGTTGCCACCGGATAATATTCGCTTAATTCCGGGGGAAAATGTGGCTTACTGTGTCCCTCATACTATTTCTAGCGATCGCGAGCATACGGTTTATTTGCGTGTGCGCAAACCCCTAGAAAAAAGCGTTCTCCGTTTAGGGGAAGTCTACGAAAAACCCCTGCGCTACGTCTTCCCGGCTGAGATGGTTAATCTCAAAGTCCGTCCCCGTTTCCTCCATCAGTTTCATGGGGAGGCGTTGAAAATTGATGTTTTGCCTGTGGAATAG
- a CDS encoding NAD(P)/FAD-dependent oxidoreductase — MEVFDVAIIGGGIVGCAIARELMRYSLRVILLEKEIEVGFGVSKANSGIIHGGHHSSPDTLKGKLEWEGNQLWDALRDDLDFGFKRIGEITIALSEEQIPTLHQIKTQGEQKGVPGLELWDTEQILRAEPHLSPDIVAGLYAPTTGVVNPYEACFALIDNARLNGLEISTENPVLGLDYREDVWQINAQKGVIYSRFVINAAGLFADEVSAMAGVETFKIKPRKGEEYLLDKRLKGHIQRVIFPCPTPVSKGILVIPTYDGTLMVGPTAERVEDKEDLTTTATGGQRVFEAVMQYAPGISPRDCIAEFAGLRPVADGEDFIIEPSSRKGFIQVAGIQSPGLTAAPAIARLALDILQDSGLGLIPKDDFIAKNPPVIRFASLSRAEQMTLTQEHPSYGRIVCRCEGITEGEILAAIGRGAATLDGIKFRTRAGMGRCQGGFCTGRCLELLSRELGCPISALTKRGGESWIVRDREEVLSR, encoded by the coding sequence ATGGAAGTGTTTGATGTAGCTATCATTGGTGGTGGAATAGTTGGCTGTGCGATCGCACGGGAACTGATGCGCTATTCTTTACGGGTGATTTTACTCGAAAAGGAGATAGAGGTCGGTTTTGGTGTCAGCAAGGCCAATAGTGGCATTATTCACGGAGGACACCACAGTTCACCGGATACCCTGAAAGGAAAATTAGAATGGGAGGGGAATCAACTGTGGGATGCCTTACGGGACGATTTGGACTTTGGTTTTAAACGGATTGGAGAAATTACAATTGCTCTGAGTGAGGAGCAAATTCCCACCCTACACCAGATTAAAACCCAAGGGGAACAGAAGGGGGTGCCAGGTTTGGAGTTGTGGGATACTGAGCAAATTCTCAGGGCAGAACCGCACCTTTCCCCGGATATTGTGGCGGGATTATATGCCCCTACTACTGGGGTAGTGAATCCCTATGAGGCCTGTTTTGCTTTGATTGATAATGCCCGATTGAATGGGTTAGAAATTAGTACCGAAAACCCGGTACTGGGTTTAGATTACCGGGAGGATGTTTGGCAAATTAACGCCCAAAAAGGTGTCATTTACAGCCGTTTTGTGATTAATGCGGCGGGACTTTTTGCGGATGAAGTTTCAGCTATGGCGGGGGTGGAAACCTTTAAAATTAAGCCGCGTAAAGGGGAGGAATATTTACTGGATAAACGCTTAAAAGGTCATATTCAACGGGTAATCTTCCCCTGTCCTACTCCTGTTTCTAAGGGAATTTTAGTCATTCCCACCTATGACGGAACGTTGATGGTGGGGCCAACGGCGGAACGGGTGGAGGATAAGGAGGATTTAACCACGACGGCGACCGGAGGACAAAGGGTTTTTGAGGCGGTGATGCAGTATGCTCCGGGTATTAGTCCCCGGGATTGCATTGCGGAATTTGCGGGATTGCGTCCGGTGGCCGATGGGGAAGATTTTATCATTGAACCGAGTTCCCGCAAGGGGTTTATTCAGGTGGCGGGGATTCAATCTCCGGGCTTAACGGCGGCTCCGGCGATCGCACGTTTAGCCCTCGATATCCTCCAAGATAGCGGCCTAGGGTTGATTCCCAAGGATGACTTTATCGCCAAAAACCCCCCGGTGATTCGCTTCGCCAGTTTATCGAGGGCAGAACAGATGACCTTAACCCAAGAGCATCCCTCCTATGGGCGGATTGTCTGTCGTTGTGAGGGCATTACTGAGGGGGAAATTTTGGCCGCTATTGGGCGAGGGGCTGCTACCCTGGACGGGATTAAATTCCGCACGAGGGCAGGGATGGGGCGCTGTCAGGGGGGATTTTGTACCGGGCGCTGTTTAGAATTGCTCTCCCGTGAATTAGGGTGTCCGATTTCGGCCTTGACGAAACGGGGGGGTGAGTCTTGGATTGTCCGTGATAGAGAGGAGGTTTTAAGTCGATGA
- a CDS encoding Mo-dependent nitrogenase C-terminal domain-containing protein, whose product MTSKIEHQYTNEQISVWLRGLLTVAWADGHFDPEEQELIAQLTQDELAPHTDLGELEPISAEELAATLGHDSQMAENFLRTAVMMALANGVYSVEESNVINQFLAALGLEIKALKVLEQTLYDPTKHDLQANDAFVAEAQETVVSPLRPPQPSSNVLKPVQDWLDGMEVQDRRVARFVCKMVPPQCPFERDIKLFGRKVVHIPPMCKLNPLYEQLVGLRFRALSYLADDCGEDVSKYC is encoded by the coding sequence ATGACCAGCAAGATTGAGCATCAATACACCAACGAACAAATCTCCGTCTGGCTGCGAGGATTATTAACAGTCGCGTGGGCCGATGGACATTTTGATCCCGAAGAACAAGAACTCATCGCTCAACTGACTCAAGATGAACTCGCCCCCCATACCGATTTAGGCGAACTAGAACCCATCAGTGCCGAAGAATTAGCCGCCACCCTCGGTCACGATTCCCAAATGGCGGAAAATTTCCTGCGCACGGCGGTTATGATGGCCTTGGCGAACGGCGTTTACTCCGTCGAGGAATCCAATGTCATTAATCAGTTTTTAGCGGCCTTGGGCTTGGAAATTAAGGCCTTAAAGGTTTTGGAACAGACCCTATACGACCCGACTAAACACGACTTACAAGCCAATGATGCCTTTGTTGCAGAAGCCCAAGAAACCGTCGTTTCTCCCCTCCGACCACCTCAACCGTCTAGTAATGTCCTCAAACCTGTTCAAGATTGGTTAGATGGGATGGAAGTACAAGATCGCCGAGTAGCCCGTTTTGTGTGTAAAATGGTTCCTCCTCAGTGTCCTTTTGAGCGGGATATTAAACTCTTTGGTCGGAAAGTGGTTCACATTCCCCCCATGTGCAAGTTAAACCCCCTCTATGAACAGTTAGTCGGGTTACGTTTTCGGGCGTTGTCCTACTTGGCGGATGATTGTGGAGAGGATGTCTCTAAATACTGTTGA
- the obgE gene encoding GTPase ObgE: MQFIDYAQIEVKAGKGGDGIVAFRREKYVPAGGPSGGNGGWGGSVIIEAAENLQTLLDFRYARIFKADDGKRGGPNNCTGASGKDLRIKVPCGTMIYDAETEEVIGDLVTVGQEICVAKGGKGGLGNQHFLSNQNRAPEYALPGLEGEERMLRLELKLLAEVGLIGLPNAGKSTLISVLSAARPKIADYPFTTLVPNLGVVRKPTGDGTVFADIPGLIEGAHAGVGLGHEFLRHIERTKLLVHLVDITGDDPLGDYRTIQAELAAYGRGLGERPQILALNKTDVMDEDWVQFMRGEFAQVTPDPICEISAVTGAGCDRLLQTVWQKLEALEAPEEAFSTVNNPQ, from the coding sequence ATGCAATTTATTGATTACGCACAGATTGAAGTCAAAGCCGGAAAGGGAGGGGACGGGATTGTTGCCTTTCGACGGGAGAAATATGTCCCGGCCGGGGGGCCTTCGGGGGGAAATGGGGGCTGGGGGGGGTCGGTGATTATTGAAGCGGCCGAGAACCTGCAAACCTTGTTAGATTTCCGCTATGCCCGGATTTTCAAGGCCGATGATGGGAAACGAGGAGGACCGAATAATTGCACGGGGGCTTCTGGGAAGGATTTGCGGATTAAAGTTCCCTGCGGCACAATGATTTATGATGCCGAGACGGAGGAGGTCATCGGGGATTTAGTCACGGTGGGGCAAGAGATTTGTGTGGCCAAGGGGGGCAAGGGAGGCCTGGGGAATCAACATTTTTTGAGCAACCAGAACCGCGCCCCAGAGTACGCCCTGCCGGGATTAGAGGGGGAGGAACGGATGTTACGGTTGGAGTTGAAGTTATTGGCCGAGGTGGGGTTAATTGGGCTCCCCAATGCCGGCAAGTCTACGCTGATTTCGGTTCTCTCGGCCGCCCGTCCGAAAATTGCCGATTATCCTTTCACGACGTTGGTTCCGAATTTGGGAGTCGTGCGTAAACCGACGGGAGATGGGACAGTATTTGCGGATATTCCCGGACTGATTGAAGGCGCTCATGCCGGGGTGGGTTTAGGTCATGAATTTTTACGCCACATTGAACGAACCAAGTTATTGGTGCATTTGGTCGATATCACGGGGGATGACCCTTTGGGGGACTACCGCACGATTCAAGCGGAACTAGCCGCCTATGGTCGGGGTTTGGGGGAACGGCCTCAGATTTTGGCGTTAAATAAAACGGATGTGATGGATGAGGATTGGGTGCAGTTTATGCGGGGGGAATTTGCCCAAGTGACTCCAGACCCCATCTGTGAAATTTCGGCGGTGACGGGGGCGGGATGCGATCGCCTTTTACAAACCGTTTGGCAAAAACTAGAGGCCTTAGAAGCCCCAGAGGAAGCCTTTAGTACAGTCAACAATCCTCAGTAA
- the recJ gene encoding single-stranded-DNA-specific exonuclease RecJ: MTPKLPQQRWNIAPAQPEAVAEVVQNTGLSPILAQVLLNRGITTPHAAQVYLKPGSESLPPPLEEFPDLQKSVDLLIHAIEEGEKIAICGDYDADGMTSTALLIRALRHLGADVDYAIPSRMKDGYGINKRIVKEFAEQGVGLILTVDNGISAYDAIALAIDLGLSVIVTDHHDLPPKLPPADAILNPKLIPEESPYRGLAGVGVAYILAVTLAQQLDTTKGLIHPLLELFTLGTIADLAPLVGVNRRWLKRGLKQLPKSDLEGIKALMQVAGVGDQNKPMPPDTIGFRLGPRINAVGRIGDPQIVIELLTTDDPGIALERAMYCEQRNQERQEMCSQIESEALEKIENDPILWQNDRVLVLFQPHWHHGVIGIVASRLVERYGVPVFICTSEDDGSIIRGSARGIPEFHVSQALNYCDDLLEKYGGHKAAGGFSVKAENFAAFQARLSEFAHQCLDPHHLKPLIEIDVEVNFSQLQSLLYQQIEELQPWGIGNETPIFLSPNVRIMEQQAVKGNHLKATFQQETPQGNKEFKGIAWRWGEYCPLPTWVDIAYKLKENTFNGATNLELEVVGVRPADPQFVPPKTEVKTAHSERVNEINAPVLPEPNGVVKKAAFLYNNRRYTCSLWESLNELRIRNDQGKVLAIVRGQRRGLLGVNRDSAREVDVTQAPFYDLIKAALAALKQG; encoded by the coding sequence ATGACTCCTAAACTCCCCCAACAACGGTGGAATATCGCCCCTGCCCAACCCGAAGCTGTTGCTGAAGTGGTGCAAAACACCGGACTTTCTCCTATTCTGGCTCAAGTTCTACTCAATCGCGGCATTACCACCCCCCACGCGGCTCAAGTTTATCTGAAACCCGGGTCAGAGTCATTGCCGCCCCCTTTAGAAGAATTCCCTGACCTTCAGAAAAGTGTGGATTTGCTGATCCATGCCATAGAAGAAGGAGAGAAAATCGCTATTTGTGGGGATTATGATGCGGATGGCATGACTAGCACGGCCTTGTTGATTCGGGCGCTGCGTCATTTGGGGGCTGATGTAGACTATGCCATCCCCAGCCGGATGAAAGATGGCTATGGTATCAATAAACGGATTGTCAAGGAGTTTGCCGAGCAGGGTGTGGGCTTGATTCTGACTGTGGATAATGGAATTTCGGCCTATGATGCGATCGCCTTAGCCATTGATTTAGGCCTCAGCGTCATTGTCACCGACCATCACGACCTCCCCCCCAAACTCCCCCCGGCCGATGCCATCCTGAATCCCAAACTCATCCCCGAAGAGTCCCCCTATCGCGGATTAGCCGGAGTCGGGGTCGCCTATATTTTAGCCGTCACTCTTGCTCAACAACTGGACACCACCAAAGGCCTCATTCATCCCCTCCTTGAACTCTTTACCCTCGGCACCATCGCCGACCTCGCCCCCTTAGTTGGAGTCAATCGTCGCTGGCTTAAACGAGGCTTAAAACAACTACCTAAGTCCGATTTAGAAGGGATTAAAGCCCTCATGCAGGTGGCTGGAGTAGGGGATCAAAATAAACCCATGCCACCGGACACGATTGGCTTTCGTCTCGGACCTCGCATTAACGCCGTCGGCCGCATTGGCGACCCCCAGATAGTCATTGAACTATTAACCACCGATGACCCCGGCATTGCTTTAGAACGGGCGATGTATTGCGAACAACGCAATCAAGAACGACAAGAGATGTGTTCTCAAATTGAGTCAGAAGCCCTTGAGAAAATCGAAAACGACCCCATTCTCTGGCAAAATGACCGGGTTTTAGTCCTTTTTCAACCCCATTGGCATCATGGCGTAATTGGGATTGTAGCCTCTCGTTTAGTGGAACGGTACGGCGTTCCCGTGTTTATTTGTACCTCAGAAGATGATGGGTCTATTATTCGCGGATCCGCCCGAGGGATTCCTGAATTTCATGTATCCCAAGCCTTAAATTATTGTGATGATTTATTAGAAAAATATGGCGGACACAAAGCCGCCGGGGGATTTAGTGTTAAAGCAGAAAATTTTGCCGCCTTTCAAGCTCGTTTGAGCGAATTTGCTCACCAATGTTTAGATCCCCATCATCTTAAACCTTTAATTGAGATTGATGTAGAGGTCAATTTTAGTCAACTCCAAAGCCTTTTATATCAACAAATTGAGGAACTTCAACCTTGGGGAATTGGCAATGAAACCCCTATATTTTTAAGCCCTAATGTTCGGATTATGGAACAGCAAGCCGTGAAAGGGAATCATTTAAAAGCCACCTTTCAACAGGAAACGCCCCAAGGAAATAAAGAATTTAAGGGCATTGCTTGGCGGTGGGGTGAGTATTGTCCTTTACCGACTTGGGTAGATATTGCCTATAAATTAAAGGAAAATACCTTTAATGGGGCGACCAATTTAGAGTTAGAAGTTGTAGGCGTTCGTCCGGCAGATCCTCAGTTTGTGCCCCCTAAAACTGAGGTTAAAACGGCACATTCTGAACGGGTTAATGAGATAAACGCTCCCGTCTTACCTGAGCCAAATGGGGTCGTAAAAAAAGCGGCTTTTCTCTATAACAATCGGCGTTACACTTGTAGTTTATGGGAGTCCTTAAATGAACTGAGAATCCGTAATGATCAGGGGAAAGTGCTAGCCATTGTGCGGGGACAACGACGGGGATTATTAGGGGTTAACCGGGATTCTGCTCGGGAAGTTGATGTTACCCAAGCCCCGTTTTATGACCTAATTAAAGCAGCTTTAGCGGCTTTAAAACAGGGTTAA
- a CDS encoding CHAT domain-containing protein: MAIFIKNKVLMEPIRAQLGNTKQLLISPDGQLNLLPFAALVDEKGEYLVENYSITYLTTGRDLIRLQYTPPSQNPPLILANPDYIQANPSQTVASRGEAKRSMDLAQLRVDSLPGAAEEGQVLATLLRDGVILTGNGATENVVKQTPSPRILHLATHGFFLPDIEQSTPPTRPVSSGQSLSALGIVENPLLRSGLALAGFNERRLFRRGIGGGWGSERLICLAHLTKDWGVFGCFPINLIRWRGNQDY; encoded by the coding sequence TTGGCAATTTTTATAAAAAATAAAGTCCTGATGGAGCCGATTCGCGCTCAATTGGGCAATACTAAACAATTACTTATCTCCCCAGATGGACAATTAAACCTACTACCTTTTGCGGCTTTGGTGGATGAAAAGGGAGAGTATCTGGTTGAGAACTATTCCATTACCTACCTCACCACAGGACGGGATTTAATCCGTTTGCAATATACTCCACCCAGCCAAAACCCGCCCCTGATTCTGGCGAATCCTGATTATATCCAAGCCAATCCCTCACAAACAGTCGCCAGTCGGGGAGAGGCGAAACGTTCCATGGATTTAGCTCAATTGCGGGTGGATTCTCTTCCGGGTGCTGCTGAGGAGGGTCAGGTGTTGGCCACTTTACTCCGCGATGGGGTGATATTAACGGGCAATGGGGCGACGGAAAATGTGGTGAAACAAACTCCATCCCCCCGGATTCTCCACTTGGCGACTCATGGCTTTTTCTTGCCGGATATTGAACAATCCACACCCCCCACTAGACCAGTGTCATCGGGGCAATCTCTCTCTGCACTGGGCATTGTGGAGAATCCTCTGTTGCGTTCGGGTTTGGCGTTGGCGGGGTTTAATGAACGGCGTTTATTCCGTCGGGGGATTGGCGGGGGATGGGGAAGTGAAAGATTAATCTGTCTGGCACACCTGACAAAAGATTGGGGGGTGTTTGGCTGTTTTCCTATCAATCTAATTCGATGGAGGGGGAATCAGGACTACTGA
- a CDS encoding cell division protein FtsQ/DivIB: MTVIASISSNDLKSRRQQLKRRRQVKLIQTIWRSFFVAGLTSGLVWVVTLPNWVIYEPDQVEIEGNHLLSVAAIRSFLPLDYPQPIIELEPQKLTQEIEAIAPIAKATVTRKLLPPSLTVIIQERRPVAIARSSHPSHHTPGELEMGFIDAEGVWLPKSSYQDLDSLPDPPELVVVGLTHLLLPYWSEIYQNVQRSTVQIQEINLQTPGNLILTTEIGKVHLGVYNSDRFTEQLRVLAEMRDLPTHIQDRKIRYIDLSSPDSPSIELD; this comes from the coding sequence ATGACTGTGATTGCGTCCATCTCCTCCAACGATTTGAAAAGTCGCCGACAACAGCTTAAACGCCGTCGCCAGGTCAAACTGATTCAGACCATTTGGCGATCGTTCTTTGTTGCGGGTTTAACCAGTGGTTTAGTGTGGGTTGTTACCTTGCCCAATTGGGTGATCTACGAACCTGACCAGGTGGAGATTGAGGGGAATCACCTGCTGTCTGTAGCGGCCATTCGTTCTTTCTTGCCCTTAGACTATCCCCAACCCATTATAGAACTCGAACCTCAAAAGCTCACCCAAGAAATTGAGGCGATCGCACCCATTGCTAAAGCCACCGTCACCCGGAAGCTCCTGCCCCCTAGTTTAACCGTCATCATCCAAGAACGTCGTCCCGTTGCGATCGCCCGTTCCTCCCACCCCTCCCACCACACCCCCGGAGAACTCGAAATGGGCTTTATTGATGCCGAGGGTGTTTGGCTACCCAAAAGCAGCTACCAAGACCTAGACAGCCTCCCAGACCCCCCTGAATTAGTCGTAGTCGGATTAACCCATCTCCTCCTCCCTTACTGGTCAGAAATCTATCAAAACGTCCAACGTTCCACCGTTCAAATCCAAGAGATCAACCTTCAGACCCCGGGTAACTTAATCCTAACTACCGAAATCGGCAAAGTTCATCTGGGAGTCTATAACAGCGACCGTTTCACCGAACAATTGCGCGTCCTCGCCGAAATGCGCGACCTTCCCACCCACATTCAAGACCGCAAAATCCGTTACATCGACCTCAGTAGTCCTGATTCCCCCTCCATCGAATTAGATTGA